In Lolium rigidum isolate FL_2022 chromosome 7, APGP_CSIRO_Lrig_0.1, whole genome shotgun sequence, the DNA window ggtgggaaggtggagtccatggtggactccacctccttggccggccacatgACAAGGAAAGGGGGAAATCCCACCTTGTATAGGTTTTCCAATTTGGTAGGTTTTGCAATTGGACTCCAATGTGGTTTTTTTTATATTGAACCCTAGGgctttccacctatttaaaggggaggggaggggccgactacaccttggccgcaccacctcaaGGGCTCCTTGGCCGGCACCCTAGCCCCTCTCTCTAAACCCTAGCGACATCCTCCTCCTCATATCTCCCGCAtggctacggcgaagccctgccggagttctccaccaccaccgtcaccacgccgtcgtgctgccgtgaTTTcggggaggatctactacttccgctgcccgctggaacggggagaaggacgtcttcatcgatgttgtacgtgtgaccgagtgcggaggtgctgcccgattacggcaccgtcaagttcttcaaCACGCTCTTGCGAGCggtaagtgatcgactacatcatccacgagatttatctcgttaacgcttagcgatcttcgagggtatgttgatctcatctcattgctaccatctactagattagatcttggcttgtcatttgttcttgtggtaggaaattttttgttttctatgctacgaatccctacacgaACCTCTACCTTTACGGCTACGATCATTAAAGAATTTGTCCGACCGAGCCAAATTATAAGCTGATCTGACCAGTATATGTTCCATGCCTAGTATGATGCCATCGCATCCTGAATAATTTGAATCCGCAGAATCTGTTCCGTAGTCTCTGGATCAAAAAACGCATTAATAGTCTCAGGAATCCAGCACTTTGTTGTTTCATCAATCAGACAGTTTACTGTAGCCACCGCCGGTATAGGTTTTAGAGGTTTAAGCATATAAGCCAGTCGCTCTGAAATCCAATGATCTGATGTTATCTTCAGTGACTTACCATCACCAACACCCCACTGAATACCCTGAAGGAGATCACGACCAAAAAGGATGCTCCTCCAAATATAGGATGTTGATCTATGTTTAGTTGCTTGCCAGAAATCTGAATGGGGAAGTACCTCCCCTTAAGCACTCTGGCACAAAGGTTATCAGGTTCGTGAGAAAGCGCCATCCCTGCGGCTCAAGCATGGCTTGATTGAACAAAGGTAAGTCACGAAAACCCATACCACCAAGTGACTTTGGAGAGGAAAGCCACTCCCAAGATCTCCAGTGTAGTTTCCTCTTCCCACCTTCTATACCCCACCATTGGTTGGCAATAGCAGATTTTATCTTATCACAATTAGCAAGAGGAATTTGGAAACAACTCATAACAAAAGCCGGAATAGCCTGGATTACTGATTTCAAGAAAGTTTCCTTCCCTACCCTTGCAAAATGCCCATCGATTTTGTTCATACTTCCAATCTCCCAGACCGAAACATATGAATGTGCATGCATGATGCATGTTGGCGAGCGGGACTCTCGAACCTCGTGACGATTTTACGACGCGCGCGCGGTGGTCGCCGTGGAcgcaaatgcatgccaaatcacGAGTCATACATGGGCTGCACACAGCTAGCTAGCACAACAAAACCGTGCGCGTTCACTCAGGTTGACTGTCGAAGAGCAGTCGAGTCAAGAGGCTCGGCCTCGCCGGACCGGACAAGAGAGAAGACGACGTACGCCGCGCGAGCAACGAAGAGAGGGGGAGGAGATCGATGAGGAGACGCAGGGCTGGTGCCATTAATGGACGGACGGAGCACGTACTGGTAGCCGTTGGTGCTCACACTTTTATTGTCGCCTGCCTGCCTGCCCTTCCCGTCCGTCCATCCGTCCGGCCCGCCATCCCCGCGGCCATTATCTCCATAATAATTCTTGTTGTTCATCACTCGACCGTCCCGTCTTTAAGCTTGCTTTCCCTGGACCAGTGGGACGCGCGCGTGGACGACCGGTGCAACGAACCAAGGCATATGCTATGTTGCATTTCGTTTCACTGCAGTGCCAAAAATGTGATTCTCGGATTATACGAAACCTAAATATGATCGAGTACGTGCGTGCGACCCTAACCCCCAATAATAGGGGAGGTCAACGTTTTCTGAGCACGGACTGGACACAgcggctagctagctagctgtatATGTGCAAATGTCAAACTAGGGAATTAAACCCCGGGCCGCGCTCCTCCTATCTGCCACCGGCATAGGGAGATGGTTTACGGGTGGATGGCAAGGGTTGACTAGCAAGAGTTCCTCGGAGTTTGCCTCCGACTCCTGTCCTGCCCCATGCATCGGTAACCGGCGGCTATGGACACAGTGGCTGCAGGCTGGCTACTCGGCTCGTTTCCTTGTTCCAAGGTACACTAGCTAGTCAAGTTCGCTTCGCCTTTACCAACGGCTTGAATGCCAAGGCGTCACCGCCGGCGCGCCGCAGCGGCTACGGCTGCCGCCAAGACTCCATTGAAGACGGAACGCCGGGCGGCCGCACCATGCCGTGGCGGCACCGAGCCCAGATACACACGATCACTCCATATCGTCTCTGTTCAGCCTCCCTTGTGTTTCAGAAATGAAAGAAAAATCTCGGATGGGACAAAGAGCCTGCTGGCCTACCATCCTCCCAACAAGATCGACGGACGGGTCAAGAGCTTGACCCCGATCGGGCGCTAGTACGTACGTACGAGACGTGTGTGCCCCCGTATGGAACCTTGGTTTCGTTTTTTGCCGCCGCAAGCAGGCAAGACGGAAATATCACGCGCGCGCGCCGTTGGACGTCAGTTTCTGGCTCGTAATGAGGCCCGCCGTCGGCGCTGGGCAGCTCCAACAGCGCGCGTTTTGGGGGTCGTAATGATCGAGATCGGCTAGCCCCCGTCCCGGCAACCGCACGCCCTGTTGCGTGCACCCGCCGTGACCACCATTACCCAAGCTCGCTCGCGCGACCACCATCGCCCTGTTGCGACCACGACGGCCGACGGCCCAAGCCCCAAGGGCTGCCCTGCGCGTTCCTGTCTTCTCGCTGTTTGCTGGTGCACCGCGCCAGCTGCTTCTGTGCCCTTGTACGTGTAACTGTCTTCCTCAGGAGTCGCTGCCCCTACACTGACCACCATAACTATACCGCCCAGCCACGTGATTTGACTGAAGAACTACACACAATGCTTTCTGCATTAAAAAAACATGCTACTACCTATTTTCACTACTTTAAACAAGGATGATGATATTATTCAGGGTACTCCAAATTTGATCAAACACGGCACAGATTTTTCATAAAGATTTATTTGGCCCCGCCGTTGGTTTTACCACTAGACTGGTGGATAACAATTGGAGGGTGCATGAAAAGTTGACGGAAGAAGCTAGCCAAGAAATGGGCATACCTTCAACGGAGGAGGAGATTTAAAAAATATGATTGATCagatggaagaagaagaaagcagcAGGCCCCGATGGAATACCACTAGAACTCTACCAGGATGGCTTTCCAATGGCCTTCTTCAAATGTCTGTGGCACCTGGTGAAACCCTTGATTCTGGATATTGCAAACGGCTTCGCTCTTGGGAGAGTGGACATCTCCAGGCTCAACTTCGGCGTGCTTTCGCTCATTCCGAAAGTCCCTGGGGCGGAGGACATTAAACAGTTTAGGCCTATTGCGCTGATCAACGTTATTGTCAAATTTGTCGCTAAAGCTTACCCTATTCGGTTCTCCCCTCTGGCGCATAGGACGATTAGTAGAACATAGCCGGCTTTTATCAAAGGCAGACACATTCACGAGAGAGCCCTTTCTCTTCAAAAGATCATCCATGAATCTAAATCAAGGAAACTTAGGAGAGTTTTCTTGAAGCTCTATTTCCAGAAGGCCTACGACAGGGTGAATCGGCCCTTCGTGCGGGAAGTGCTCCTAGGTAAAGGCTTTGAACCTGCTTGGGTCCATAGGGCAATGGGTCTGGTCTCGGGGGGCCAGACTGCCATCGCCCTCAACGGTGATATCGGAAACTATTTCTACAACGGCCGCGGGGTGTGCCAGGGAGATCCTCTGTCTCCTCTCCTCTTCGACTATGTTGTCGAAGCGCTAGCTACCATTCCAGATAAGGCTAGAGAGTCAGGCCACATTGCGGGTGTGGTCCCACACCTGATTCCTGGATGAGTCTCTCATTTGCAATACGCAGATGATACCATCATCACGATTCAGCCGGATGACCTCGCCATTGCGAACCTGAAGTACATCTTACTCTGCTTTGAGAGCACGTCAGGTCTCCGGATCAATTTCCACAAGAGTAAGGTCATGGTGAtgggggtggaggcggcggacggCCTAAGAATTGCACATATGCTCAATTGCAAGCAAGGCGCCTTCCCCTTCACCTACTTGGGTCTGCCGGTCAATGACCCTGCCCTCTCGGCAGCGGATTGGGGTCCCCTGACGACCAAGGTGGGCAAGCACGTTAAACCTTGGATGGGAAAATTGATGTCCTCGGCGGCACGGTTAACCCTTATTAACGTGTGTCTGTCTAATTTGCCCCTACACGCTATGGCAGTCTGCCTGGGTGAGGGCAACCATGGCACTTTGGACAAACATCGCTCGCGCTTCTTTTGGGAAGCCAATAGCACGAAGCACAAGTACCATTGGGTGCGTTGGTCGACTATGTGCAAACCGAAAGCCTAGGGGGGCTTGGGATAGTCGATACGCGGCTCATGAACATCTGCCTCCTGGTAAAATAGATTTGGAGGTTGTACGCCGGGGAGCAGGGCCTTTGGGCTGACATCATTCGGAACAAATATCTTAGAGATAAGGATTTGTTGCTGGATACCCATCGGCCTGGGTCGCAATTTTGGAATGCGATCCAGAAACTCAAACACCTGTTCAGGCTTGGGGCCAAACATCTGGTGCAGAAAGGGAAGGCAACTAGTTTTTGGCGGGACTGGTCGCAAGGGTCGGGGCCCCTGTGCACTAGATACCCGGCTCTCTTCGCCATTGCGGAGGAGCCTGAGGCCTCGGTGGAGGTGACGTGTAGGAAAGGGAGCTGGCACATCCCCTTCCAACGCCAACTGGGAGTGGGGGAACGCATCGATTGGGCCAATCTTTCTAGAGAGGTCACTATACCCCAGCTATCCCCACAACAGGACACCATGGTTTGGGCGCTTGAGCCTTCGGGGAGGTTCTCGGTCCGATCATTGTACCTTAAGCTTTGTCAAGGCGCCCCTAGTAAATATTTCAGCGACTTTTGGCGGATTGCGGTCCCCATGAAGGTGCGGATCTTCCTTTGGCAGCTTGCCAGGAAGCGCCTCCCATCTAATAAGAACATTAGGATGCGTAGGGGACCCATGACAGGCGCGTGTGCCCTATGTGGGGAGATGGAAGACAATAACCACATCTTCTTCTCTTGCCCATTGGCCAAATTATTGTGGAGCGCAGTTAGGGAACTGCTTGGTCACACTTGGGATCCATCTTGCTTTGCGGATATTTTCCGCCTTCTTCAGAACCAAGTGGGGCAAACTAGACGTGTTCTCTGGATCGCTTGTGCGGGCGCTTCTTTGGACGCTTTCGAACCTTAGGAACAAGTTTATTATCGACGGGGTTTTCCCGAACCAACCGGCTGACGGGTTGTACAAAATGACTATCTATATGCAGGTGTGGAAGCCAGGATcgtgcagcggtggaggaggTGATTACCCGGATTCGCTCTCTTCATGCGACTACCAGGAACCAAGACTAGGCGGTCTCCCTTGGGTCATGTATCTCTGGAGTTGTACTGTAGCGAGGTGTTGGGGCACTAGCTGCGGTACTGTATTGTGTGTGTGCTCTCATGTCTAGAGCATTGTGTTGCTTGTGTGTTTCGCTGGGCTGGACCTCAGCTTTGTTTTTCTTTGTTTCATGTCAGTGATCGTGTGGTTCATAACCTTGTTTACTCTGGCCGTGatggttttattaatttaaagccagGCTCTGCTCGAGTCTTCAGTCTAAAAAAAGAATTCTACCAGGAATGTCGGCGGATTATTGaacatgatgtgatggacatgttTTCAGAGTTTTATGAACATAAATTTGACCTAGGCAAAATTAATTATGGGGTTATTACCTTGATCCCTAATTAAAGGTGAAGGTGACGACCATATCCAGAAATTTGGATCTATCTGCTTGCTCCACGTCCCGTTCAAGATCTTTTACAAAGGCAGTAACAACCGAAACCAAACGGGTGATGGCAAACCCCTGTCAAGCCGCTTTCATTAAAGGAAGATGCACAGTGCAAGTTTGTTATGTGAGATTTTGAAAGAGGCTAAATTCTAGAAGCACTGCAAGGATTGGTTTTAAACACCGACTTTGAAAAGGCCTATGACCAAGTTAAGGCTAGCCATAGCGCTAGTATCATaactagtatcatacacattggtcccacattaaggaggagagaggagattagaataacataggtggatactgtatcataacgcatgtcacgagaaaagttactgccaaacaaatcttgtgcacacatttgcattgagattctaaaaagtaataaatatagcataactatgatactacttcatgatactaaccactatagagataatatcatacacaactatcatatgcatgatactacaacatgatacttaccactatggccagcctaactgGAATTTCTTGTTCCAATGGTTGCAAGGCATAAGGGTTTTGGTGACAAATATATGATCTGGTTGAAGAGTGATGTTACCCAGGGAACTCTAAGCGTCAAAATTAATGATGAAGTGGGCCCATACTTTGGAAGTTATAAAGGGGTCACACAGGGTGATTCTTTTCTCTCCATTTCTTTTTTAATATGGGTTGGTGAATGTCTGGCCTAagatggtagatgctctgtttgcgCTGGGTATTGCTACTCTACAATATGTCGACGATACCATTATTTTCGTCAAGGAAGATGTGGAGGGGGCTAGAAATTCAAAGTTATCGTTTTACATTTTTTGAGAAAATGTCTGAGCTAAACGTTAACTCTGAAAAAAAGTGAAATCTTGAtggtgatggaagacaatgaggaATCTCGGATTTATGATGATCTCTTTAATTGCGAGATTGGTCAATGTCCTATTAAATACCTAGGTATGCCAATGTGTGCAAGGAGGTGTACCGTGGCTAAGATGAAATTGATGTTGAGAGATTAAGAAAGAAAATGGAAGATTGGATGGGTTGGGCCCTATCAATTGGAGGAAGAACAACTAGGGTTGATGCTTGTATCTCTCGGTGTTTACCCTATGTCCAtggttatgtttcataaagtgaaTGTAGAAGAAGTGGAGAAAACCAACAAGGACCTTTCTTTGGTATGGTGTGGATAATAAATAAGGAAGGTGGAGCTGGGTATTAAGAATATAAGATTTTTTTAATATCAACCCGATGTGCAAGTAGTGGTGGAGATTAGAGGATGAGGATGGTCCTTAGCAGGAGTCCACGAGGAGAAAATATTTAGGAGTGGGAGGGATATGTAATATCAAACGTAAATCTAGAGACTTGTCTTGCTGGTCAGACATGTTGCAAATGAGAGAGTTGTATAAAAGAAGGGAGAGTGATTCTTGTGGGGAATGGTGAAAGAACTGACTTTTGGGGGGATGCCATGTGTGGACAGATACCTTTAAGGAACAAGTTTCCTGATTTGTATGAGATTTGCAATGATAAGTCTAGTATATTAGTAGAAAAAATGACAGCAAGGAGGTGTAGAGTATGTTTTAGAAGATGGTTTGATCCTTCTTTTAAAAAGGACTATAAATTAATGCAGGATATGCTTATGGAGTATGTATTTTTTTCCAACCAAAGTGGAAGTGGGCAAAACTGGAAAATTCATAGTTAAATCCATGTACATCATTTGTCGAGCAATGGAGCAGATAGATCTTTTAAACATCTCTGGAGAGCAAGGATTCCTTTGAAAATCAAGATTTAGCTTTGGCTCATTTGACATAATGCAATTGCCTCTAAAGATAATACAGTATATGACAAAATAGGGTTGGGTTGGGAGCACCGGATGCCAGTTTTGCAACGAGGAGGAAACAATTCATCATATATTCTTTCTTGCTCGGCTGCTAAAATATGTGTGGAGCGGTGGTTGCTACTTTGAGTAGTGCTAAAAATAAACCTGGAAATTTCTCGCGGTGGGTACCTTAGTATCTTCTTGCTAGCAGAAATATACAGACCACTGTATTGTCGGCGATTTGTTGGGCTATCTGAAAGCTTCGAAACAGAGCATGTTTGGAGAAGAAATTGATTAATTTCCCTGTCGATCAAATGACCGAGCCAAGATCTTCTCATGTCACTGGGTCAGGCTTCAGGCTTCAGGGTGCGGCGTGGATGTTCGATCGGTACCGATGTTCACGTTGAGGATCTGATCGTGGATCAATTCGGGATTCCGCGACGAAAGAGGAAAAACTCATGTTGCGCACCACAGCGCACGTAGCGATCGACTAAGGGTGTCTGCCGCCTGCCTGCACGCCACTTGGAAATAGACCGACATTCAAAGCTCAACCCCTCAACGGCAAACAGATACGTGGACTTATTGTGGCTCAACGACGGTAAGAGCAAAAGGACCTTTGTCTTGGCACCAGAAGCGTTTACATGTTCATGATTCATGGGTGGACGACAGGGACGAGCTACCTACAGACTACAGTAGTATCCAGCGGGGAGAACGTACGGTGCTAGAATGGCAAGATCGGTCGAGCCGGAATGGACTATATGTAGTACAGGAATCTATGGCACGTGACAGTTCTTACAAAAGATCCGGTTCCTTCGTGCAGCTCCTCCATACAGGCATACTCATGCCCTGCAACAACCGCATGAGCACAAGACTTTTGCGGCTGGCGGTTTCATTTCTGTACGAAAATTTGTGTCATTGTCACATGcagaaaacacacatatatactctTCCGTTCCAATGAACGAGACATTTTAAAAGTTTCACCAATTTTTTCAGAAAGAACCATAAAAACAAACTATATGGTGTGACGTTCGTGGTCAGATAAcataaatctcagttgcaactcatgttaTAAATCGCCATTAGCATGAATTATGAAGCAAATCACGAGTTAATTCAGTTCCGACTCAAACTTGTAAAATCTCAATCACAACTCAAGTGCATGAATCACAATGCAAATCTGATGGAGTAGGGCTCGATTGAAAACTAAAGATGGACAACTAGCAAAACCGAAAACTAATATAGATGTCATATAAAATTATATTTATTGTTGTATTGGACGGTGTTGATTTTGGATCGTACATATTAATGATTTTTTAAAACATGGTCAAATTTTGCGTAGTTTGACTTTTGGAGAAAAATGTAAGCCTTACTATTGGGAGGTGGTATTCCCTTCGTTTTGTATTAGTTGACGAGGatttaatataaaattatatCAATCAACCAAAACAGAGTGAAGTATTAACacgatactacctctgtccataaaaaaaTGTggcaagtttatctaaatttagatagtgtatagatatatctaaatccAAACAAATCTCCAACATTGTTTTATGAACGGAGGGACTATATACTATATATTGTCTAAGAAAAAATAATCAAGGTGGAGAGCACAGCCAAACGTAGCAAAACAACAGTAGCACTACAATTTTCCTTTAAATCCATCCTCTACCCATACTGCATGCACGAGGGCACGAGAGGCTTGCCCTGTTTATTCAACTGATGCATGAACCCTAAGGAAAGTAAAGGAAGCTAACATGGATCGATCACGACACAACGAGGAACCCCGATCAAACAGGAAGGGATGGCGCGACCATGAACCGTGCAACGCACGGCCGGGATATCTAGCAGGTGGGCACGCACTTCTTGCACCTGACGACGCACCGGTTCGATGGGATGTGATCGACGCCAGCCCCGGTGCCGGCGGCGTGCGACGATGTCCGGTAGCACCGCTTGCCGCACAGCACCTTCTTCTTCCGGCACATGTCCGCCGGGATGCAGTTCACCGACGCCTTCTTCAGCCGCTTCCGCGCCCCCACCCGGGCGCCGTGGCCGTGCCTCATCAGGGTCGACGTCGCCGACGTGTCCACCTCCGTCGTCGCCGCGGCGGAGTGCCACCCGTCCGCTCCCGCGCGGCCCGCCGAGGTGAGGAAGTTGCCGGCCTTGGCGAAGAGCTCCCCGAGCTCGCGGCCCAGGCTGCCGCCCTCGCGGGCGGCCAGCGAGAGCCTGCTCCCCGTGGCCACGGCGAGCAGGAGCACGAGCAGGAAGCAGGACGTCTTCATGCTAGCTGCCTGTCACTCACTCACTCACTGTGATGTGACAGTAATACTGATATTTACCGGTGCAGATGAGCTCATGGTGACACTGTAATCTTAAATAGGCGATCAGGTCACCAGCAAGGAAACCATCTGCGTGAGCTGCCTAACTGCGGCGAACATCAAAAGCGTGGAGATGAGCTCATGGGGGCGTGAGGCGTGAGCCGTGGACGGAACAGCAAGGGTAACAGTAGCATGGCTTGTAGGTTTCGTGATGGAACCTCGAAAAATTTCTGGGATGCCTGATGGTGCTTCAGTTGAGCACGACAATGGCGCATTGCGGCCGTAAGGTAGGTCAGGTTACTTGCATGACTGTAGCGCAACTATTTCTTCACAGGGCGATCGGGAAGACAGGCCAGGTGTACCGTGTACTGACAGTGCCGTCTCTCATATGGTAGGGTACTAGACACTGGACAGTCGGCTAAACATGATGTGTCATCGTTAGACCACGGACAGATGAGACTAATAACAAGCACGAGAGAAACTGAACCACGAAAATGATGAATAACTTCTCTGATGGCGGCGTCGACCCGTCGAATGaaaacgatgtgtgcaccgtgcctGCGTGCACTTGTGCTCTGTGTTTACATGTAATCCTAGTACTCGTATATTTGCAACGCTAGCTTCAGTCCATACAGCAATTCTCCGAAATTGACTTCCGCTACTAACAAGTGGAGCAGCTCTTATTCATATCTCCATTTTGAGGAAAACTCGTCATGGATGTGAGCTCGCAGCGTCTCTTGGTCAGTCAGCATTTAAAGGCGATCCTTTTCCAACTGAAAAGCACAACAAACTATAGGGTGGAGATGAAGTCATCGTCAGGTAGTTCGCAGTTGCGATGGTTTGTCACTTGTGTTCAACTCATTGGCTTGAGGTTCAAATCAACATTCAACAATAACAACATTCCATGACATGACGTGTACAGGTACAGCTCGCAAGTTGCAGCAGGAAACTTAC includes these proteins:
- the LOC124675316 gene encoding uncharacterized protein LOC124675316, with the protein product MKTSCFLLVLLLAVATGSRLSLAAREGGSLGRELGELFAKAGNFLTSAGRAGADGWHSAAATTEVDTSATSTLMRHGHGARVGARKRLKKASVNCIPADMCRKKKVLCGKRCYRTSSHAAGTGAGVDHIPSNRCVVRCKKCVPTC